The following DNA comes from Dehalococcoidales bacterium.
GAATAACCACCGTTGTTGATGAGGTGGGAGCCAGCCTGGAAGAGAATGCCAGGTTAAAGGCGGCAATCCTGGCGGCTGAGAGCCATCTATTGACGCTGGCTGATGATTCCGGACTTGAGGTTGATGCCCTGGGTGGCGAGCCCGGTCGACTCTCAGCCCGCTATGCCGGTGAGGATGCCTCTGACAGGGACAGGGTAGACTTTTTGCTGTCCCGTTTGAAGGACGTACCCTGGGAGAAGCGTTCCGCCCGTTTCCGGTGTGTTATCGCCCTGGTAACACCTGAAGAAGAAATCGGTCTTTATTCCGGTGAATGTGGGGGGATTATCGCCTTCGAACCGAGGGGAGGGCAGGGATTTGGCTATGACCCCATCTTTTGCCTGCCTGAGATGGGTAAGACCATGGCTGAATTACCCCCCGAGGTGAAGAACCGGATTAGCCACCGGGCAAAAGCAGCCAGGAAAGTAGCTGAGGTCTTGCGGAAGTTGACAACCGTTAAATGATAACAAGCCGCTGGACTGCCGGGTAAACCCTGACCGGCGACGCTGATGCCCTGAAAAGACAGACGTAAAATTGACCTGGATTTGACAGGGGGTTTAGGTGAAAGGTACCTGGTGGATAGCACCGGCGATAGCAGTCGCGGTGCTATCTTTTTTTGTGCTGCTATCACCTGTCGGGCTGCTAACCGCCGCCGGTATGACAACTATCGGTATCTTTCTGTTCACCGTCATTTTGTGGGTGTTTGTCGGCATCGGTTATCCCAGCTTGTTGTGTATCGCCCTTATTGCCGCCCTCGGCATTATGACGCCGGAAGCTGAAGCCAGGGGTTCGTGATAACGTAATCATCGTTAAAGGAGCTTATGAACAGGTCAATTGTGCCCGGTCTCCGGTACCGCTGGGTGGTGCTGGGGGTTTGCTGGCTGGCTTATATCGTAGCCTTCATGCAGAGGCTAAGCATCGGCCCGCTGGCGCCATTTCTCAAGGAGGAACTGGGGATAACCAGCGGCTCAGGTAGGTCTCCTGATGTCGGCGGCTGCCTTTGGCTATATGCTTACCCTGATACCGGCTGGCTGGCTGGTCGACAAAGTCGGGATTCGCTGGCTATTGCTGGTCGGGGAGGTGATTGGTGGTATTTTCGTC
Coding sequences within:
- the rdgB gene encoding RdgB/HAM1 family non-canonical purine NTP pyrophosphatase; this translates as MSEKLLLATGNRAKVSEYRSLLSDVPLELVTPAELGITTVVDEVGASLEENARLKAAILAAESHLLTLADDSGLEVDALGGEPGRLSARYAGEDASDRDRVDFLLSRLKDVPWEKRSARFRCVIALVTPEEEIGLYSGECGGIIAFEPRGGQGFGYDPIFCLPEMGKTMAELPPEVKNRISHRAKAARKVAEVLRKLTTVK